A single Silvibacterium dinghuense DNA region contains:
- a CDS encoding stage II sporulation protein M — protein MTSDRLISHRWIEQRQGSWSRLESITRQVESSGIRTLPPAELREFGLLYRQVASDLSAVRSDRAAVALEDHLNGLLSRAHNHIYTGRKSGFGSIFRFLAFDYPRIFRRLFPWVAASTLIFLAGAVLGTLLTLVRPEFMRTMLGPQMLETIAQHRMWTQSIVSMKPQASSAILTNNIGVAFMAFAGGIVGTLGSIWLLFQNGLQFGVISTACSQAHMALDLFSFVAAHGSLELPSIFIAGGAGLRLGAALIFPGMLSRRDALAEGGREAIRLLSGVVPLLIIAGMLEGFLSPSGAPVALKFTVGAALFSLLCFWLAEGGRSRTPAEAHLGGNSE, from the coding sequence ATGACCTCCGATCGCCTCATCTCACATCGTTGGATCGAACAGCGGCAGGGCTCCTGGTCCCGGCTGGAAAGCATCACCCGGCAGGTGGAGAGCTCCGGCATCCGCACGCTTCCTCCGGCCGAGCTGCGCGAGTTCGGGCTTCTCTATCGCCAGGTCGCCTCCGATCTCTCCGCCGTGCGCTCCGACCGCGCCGCGGTTGCACTTGAGGATCACCTCAACGGGCTGCTTAGCCGTGCTCATAACCACATCTACACCGGACGTAAATCCGGTTTCGGCTCCATCTTCCGCTTTCTGGCTTTCGATTATCCGCGGATCTTCCGCCGGCTCTTTCCCTGGGTCGCAGCGTCTACGCTCATCTTCCTGGCCGGAGCGGTACTGGGCACGCTGCTCACCCTCGTCCGTCCGGAGTTCATGCGTACCATGCTCGGTCCGCAGATGCTCGAGACCATTGCGCAACATCGCATGTGGACGCAGTCCATTGTCTCCATGAAGCCCCAGGCTTCGAGCGCCATCCTCACCAACAACATTGGCGTCGCGTTCATGGCCTTTGCCGGAGGCATCGTCGGCACGCTTGGCAGCATCTGGCTGCTCTTCCAGAACGGCCTGCAATTCGGCGTCATCAGTACTGCCTGCTCGCAGGCGCACATGGCGCTCGATCTCTTCAGCTTCGTCGCTGCTCATGGCTCGCTGGAGCTGCCCAGTATCTTCATCGCCGGCGGAGCCGGTCTTCGCCTGGGCGCGGCGCTGATCTTTCCCGGCATGCTCTCCCGCCGCGACGCGCTGGCCGAGGGCGGGCGGGAGGCAATTCGCCTGCTCTCCGGCGTGGTGCCGCTGCTGATCATCGCCGGCATGCTCGAAGGCTTTCTCTCGCCTTCAGGCGCGCCTGTCGCACTCAAGTTCACCGTAGGAGCTGCGCTCTTCAGCCTGCTCTGCTTCTGGCTTGCCGAGGGAGGCCGCTCGCGGACTCCTGCGGAGGCTCACCTGGGCGGTAACAGCGAATAG
- a CDS encoding nuclear transport factor 2 family protein: MKITPADIALAFIDMINLHDMSNFESLTTEDLLFIDAEGNRMHGRKPLQRCMRAYFTWFPDYSIEVEQSFASGNLAVITGLAMGTHATGGRADKDQRWRTPSAWQAVVRSGRISEWRIYADNRFLWQVAESRNNRMMWDGTPSSDAYSLLPPR, encoded by the coding sequence ATGAAGATCACGCCAGCCGATATCGCACTTGCGTTCATCGACATGATCAACCTGCACGACATGTCGAATTTCGAGAGCCTCACCACCGAAGACCTTCTGTTCATCGATGCCGAAGGCAACCGCATGCACGGCAGGAAGCCGCTGCAGCGCTGCATGCGCGCCTATTTCACCTGGTTCCCCGACTACTCGATCGAAGTTGAGCAGTCCTTTGCCAGCGGCAATCTCGCCGTCATCACCGGACTGGCCATGGGCACGCATGCGACAGGCGGACGGGCCGACAAGGATCAGCGCTGGCGCACGCCATCTGCGTGGCAGGCGGTAGTGCGTTCGGGCAGAATCTCCGAATGGCGCATCTACGCCGATAATCGCTTTCTCTGGCAGGTTGCCGAGAGCAGGAACAACAGGATGATGTGGGATGGAACGCCCTCGAGCGACGCCTATTCGCTGTTACCGCCCAGGTGA
- a CDS encoding acetate/propionate family kinase, giving the protein MSDVPILAINSGSSTLKFGLFSLENGEERPLLRGSAEGIGKDGGKLEVFDGAGKLLHHEDRKYASQREALEHLTETLNQLHEPKPGAVGHRVVHGGAKLRDHARIDDKVLATLDAAVHFAPLHIPTSIELIRAAQSVYPGIPQFACFDTAFHQTMPEEAWHYPLPETFVTEGVRRYGFHGLSYASIVHTLGGALKPRAVIAHLGNGASLCAVRDGKSVDTSMGMTPTGGIPMGTRTGDLDPGVLLYLMRVHHLDDQALESLLNHDSGLKALGGDSDMRKLDEAAGKGSHEAALAIEIFCRAVARTVAAFAVSLGGLDQLIFAGGIGEHSASVRANVADKLAWLGVQLDDARNRDAAKVISEEGEPIEVLIVGSEEEAQIAREVRRLL; this is encoded by the coding sequence ATGAGCGATGTCCCTATCCTTGCCATCAACAGTGGTTCTTCCACGCTGAAGTTCGGTCTCTTCTCGCTTGAAAATGGCGAGGAGAGGCCGCTTCTGCGTGGATCGGCCGAGGGTATTGGAAAAGACGGCGGCAAGCTCGAGGTATTCGACGGAGCAGGAAAGCTGCTCCACCACGAAGACCGCAAGTACGCTTCGCAGCGTGAGGCTCTCGAGCATTTGACCGAGACGCTGAACCAGCTACACGAGCCAAAGCCTGGTGCCGTGGGACATCGTGTGGTGCATGGCGGTGCGAAGCTCCGCGACCATGCTCGTATTGACGACAAGGTGCTGGCCACGCTCGACGCGGCCGTGCACTTTGCTCCGCTGCATATTCCTACCTCGATCGAGTTGATCCGCGCGGCCCAGAGCGTTTATCCAGGCATCCCGCAGTTCGCCTGCTTCGACACGGCTTTTCACCAGACGATGCCGGAAGAGGCATGGCACTATCCGCTTCCGGAGACGTTCGTCACGGAAGGCGTGCGGCGGTACGGCTTCCATGGATTGTCGTATGCCTCCATCGTGCACACGCTGGGTGGCGCGCTGAAGCCGCGCGCGGTGATCGCTCACCTCGGCAATGGAGCCAGCCTCTGCGCCGTGCGCGATGGCAAGTCCGTCGACACGAGCATGGGGATGACTCCTACGGGCGGCATTCCCATGGGGACGCGCACCGGTGATCTCGATCCCGGTGTGCTGCTGTACCTCATGCGTGTTCACCATCTCGACGACCAGGCGCTCGAGTCGCTGCTGAATCACGACTCCGGGCTGAAAGCTCTTGGCGGAGACAGCGATATGCGCAAGCTGGACGAGGCTGCGGGAAAGGGAAGCCATGAGGCTGCTCTTGCCATCGAGATCTTCTGCCGCGCCGTTGCGCGTACGGTCGCGGCCTTTGCCGTCTCGCTGGGCGGGCTCGATCAGCTCATCTTTGCCGGCGGTATCGGTGAGCACAGCGCTTCAGTTCGCGCCAATGTCGCAGATAAGCTCGCATGGCTTGGCGTGCAACTTGACGATGCCCGCAATCGCGACGCCGCGAAGGTGATTTCGGAAGAGGGAGAGCCGATCGAGGTTCTCATCGTGGGGAGCGAGGAAGAGGCGCAGATAGCCCGCGAGGTGCGCAGGCTTTTGTAG
- a CDS encoding BlaI/MecI/CopY family transcriptional regulator, translating into MVSRQHSPQPAPLPTEAELRILQILWEAGTPLTVREVHEALRDQQTGYTTILKQMQMMVEKELLVRNERYRSHLYEARYPREQTQHRLITELVQKAFSGSAKSLVMGALAAKPVSKNELAEIREMLHAFEEKSK; encoded by the coding sequence ATGGTCAGCAGACAGCACTCTCCGCAGCCAGCACCGCTCCCCACCGAAGCCGAGCTCAGAATTCTGCAGATTCTCTGGGAGGCCGGCACCCCCCTGACCGTCCGCGAGGTGCACGAAGCCCTGCGCGACCAGCAGACGGGCTACACGACGATCCTGAAGCAGATGCAGATGATGGTCGAGAAGGAGCTGCTGGTGCGGAATGAGCGCTATCGATCGCACCTCTATGAAGCCAGGTATCCGCGTGAGCAGACGCAGCACCGGCTGATTACTGAACTGGTGCAGAAGGCATTCTCCGGCTCGGCGAAAAGCCTGGTCATGGGCGCGCTTGCAGCAAAACCGGTTTCGAAGAACGAGCTGGCGGAGATTCGCGAGATGCTCCATGCATTCGAGGAGAAATCAAAATGA
- the lpxB gene encoding lipid-A-disaccharide synthase — translation MSGAPKIFISAGEASGEHYGTLLIPAIRRLVPQAEFFGLGGQRMETLGFRRIVKAEDVAVMGITEVIRHMPRIYGEYRRLKASIRTERPDAAVLIDFPDVNLSLARHLHRAGVPVIYFVSPQLWAWKKYRIREVQRYVDRMLVIFPFEENFYRERGVEAQFVGHPLAELPLPVVTRETFATCWGLDPSKQWIGLLPGSRGKEIRLNLPEMLRAAALLAGRGDYEFVLPLAATLTAAHRETVKEILATVPVNAKVAVTDDARGTLLHARGSLVASGTATVEAALIGNPFLVVYRVSPATYAVAKRVVDVPHVAMVNLIAEKRLVPELIQDDFTAERAVAELEPLLRDGNDRERMLSGLQAISDMLKAEGQEEATAIDRVARVTSQMLQAKAAGTRD, via the coding sequence ATGAGCGGAGCACCCAAAATCTTTATCTCCGCAGGCGAGGCGAGCGGCGAGCACTACGGCACGTTGCTGATCCCGGCCATCCGGCGGCTGGTACCGCAGGCGGAGTTCTTCGGCCTGGGCGGGCAGCGCATGGAGACACTCGGCTTCCGGCGGATCGTGAAAGCTGAAGACGTGGCGGTCATGGGGATCACCGAGGTCATCCGGCACATGCCGCGTATTTATGGCGAATACCGCCGGCTGAAAGCATCGATCCGGACCGAGCGGCCGGATGCGGCGGTGCTGATCGACTTTCCCGACGTCAATCTTTCGCTGGCCAGGCACCTGCATCGCGCCGGCGTGCCGGTGATTTATTTTGTTTCACCGCAGCTCTGGGCCTGGAAGAAGTACCGCATCCGCGAGGTGCAGCGCTATGTCGACCGGATGCTGGTGATCTTCCCCTTCGAGGAGAACTTTTATCGTGAGCGCGGGGTAGAAGCGCAGTTTGTCGGGCATCCGCTGGCAGAACTGCCGCTACCCGTGGTTACGCGCGAGACTTTCGCGACATGTTGGGGTTTAGACCCGTCCAAGCAGTGGATTGGCCTGCTGCCGGGCAGCCGGGGCAAAGAAATCCGCCTGAACCTACCGGAAATGCTGCGGGCGGCCGCGCTGCTGGCAGGCCGTGGCGATTACGAGTTCGTGCTGCCGCTGGCCGCCACACTGACAGCAGCACACAGAGAGACGGTCAAGGAGATTCTGGCTACGGTTCCGGTAAACGCAAAGGTCGCGGTAACCGACGATGCCCGGGGCACGCTGCTACATGCCCGCGGCAGCCTGGTAGCGAGCGGTACAGCAACCGTGGAAGCGGCGCTGATCGGAAATCCGTTCCTGGTGGTCTACCGCGTATCCCCGGCAACCTACGCGGTAGCCAAACGGGTGGTAGATGTTCCCCACGTAGCGATGGTGAACCTGATCGCAGAAAAGCGGCTGGTGCCGGAGCTGATCCAGGACGACTTTACCGCCGAGCGGGCTGTCGCTGAGCTCGAGCCCTTGTTGCGGGATGGAAATGACCGGGAACGGATGTTGAGCGGGCTGCAGGCGATATCGGATATGCTCAAGGCCGAAGGACAAGAGGAAGCAACGGCCATCGATCGTGTGGCTCGCGTGACCAGCCAGATGCTGCAGGCAAAAGCAGCCGGGACACGGGATTAA
- a CDS encoding M56 family metallopeptidase has product MTITGHIASFLPLLGWSLLHFVWQGALLGLLLGAWLGAVKNATPRLRYAVCCATLAAMLLCPLLTVVYLAGQNSSRFTYETGASVASEASAQPLPGSAAPWRLADELTTAADREMPWILTAWIAGVLLALARMAAASLAADRLKKQSLLPAPDSIVASAMRTAQKLGMEPAFRIFLSARVTTPMVVGWLRPVVLLPLTCVIGLSPEQMEALLAHELAHIRRKDYQVNLLQVAAEAVLFYHPAVWWTSRQIRRERELCCDDVAVAISGSPLLYARALYLLEEQRSPETFALAANGGQLTMRIQRLLYGPSTQTPSRRTALSLFATGAILAGALLVLAGFAANRATAEIQQTATQVSAPAVTESEARQHLLAHQEPAYPPIARAAHIDGEVAVAVTIDESGKVIQAHIVSGPPMLQSAALEAVIRWSFTPFSIDGSTATVRTTLTVPFKGDANAPAISEEDAALACTYYDRGVRSGSAGVCERGPSQSGIFVCAKISDRQQTQLQEGCKQKVESFEATHTGAVEKITP; this is encoded by the coding sequence ATGACCATCACAGGGCACATCGCATCCTTCCTTCCCCTGCTGGGTTGGAGTCTGCTGCACTTTGTCTGGCAGGGCGCGCTGCTCGGCCTGCTGCTGGGCGCATGGCTTGGTGCAGTAAAGAACGCTACGCCGCGCCTCCGCTATGCAGTGTGCTGTGCGACGCTCGCTGCGATGCTGCTCTGCCCACTTCTCACCGTCGTGTATCTTGCGGGGCAAAACAGCAGCAGGTTTACGTATGAGACCGGCGCATCCGTGGCATCCGAAGCATCTGCTCAACCCCTGCCCGGCTCCGCTGCGCCATGGAGACTGGCGGACGAGTTGACCACGGCCGCAGACCGCGAGATGCCGTGGATTCTCACCGCCTGGATAGCCGGTGTGCTGCTGGCTCTGGCCAGGATGGCTGCCGCCAGCCTGGCGGCGGACCGGTTGAAGAAGCAGTCGCTGCTGCCGGCGCCGGATTCCATTGTGGCGTCAGCAATGAGGACGGCGCAAAAGCTCGGCATGGAGCCTGCCTTCCGCATCTTTCTCTCGGCAAGAGTAACGACGCCGATGGTCGTGGGGTGGCTGCGACCGGTAGTGCTGCTGCCGCTCACCTGCGTGATAGGCCTGTCTCCAGAGCAGATGGAAGCGCTGCTGGCGCACGAGCTCGCACATATCCGCAGAAAAGATTACCAGGTGAACCTTTTGCAGGTGGCAGCCGAAGCAGTGCTGTTTTATCACCCCGCAGTCTGGTGGACTTCGCGGCAGATTCGCCGCGAACGCGAACTGTGCTGCGACGATGTCGCCGTTGCGATCAGCGGATCGCCACTGCTCTATGCCAGGGCACTCTATCTCCTCGAAGAGCAGCGGAGCCCGGAAACCTTTGCACTTGCAGCCAACGGAGGACAGCTCACCATGCGCATACAACGCCTGCTTTACGGACCATCTACACAAACCCCTTCACGCCGAACTGCGCTCTCACTGTTCGCGACCGGAGCGATCCTTGCCGGAGCATTGCTGGTGCTTGCCGGTTTCGCGGCAAACCGTGCAACAGCGGAGATACAACAGACGGCTACGCAAGTTTCTGCTCCTGCTGTCACTGAGTCCGAAGCGCGCCAGCATCTGCTTGCTCACCAGGAGCCTGCCTATCCTCCCATAGCAAGAGCAGCCCATATCGATGGCGAGGTTGCCGTTGCCGTCACCATTGATGAGAGTGGAAAAGTGATCCAGGCGCACATCGTGAGCGGGCCGCCCATGCTGCAGAGCGCAGCACTGGAAGCTGTAATCCGGTGGAGTTTTACGCCGTTTTCGATCGACGGAAGCACCGCCACAGTCAGGACAACGCTCACTGTTCCATTCAAGGGTGATGCGAATGCCCCGGCCATCTCCGAAGAGGATGCGGCGCTGGCCTGCACCTACTATGATCGCGGGGTTAGGTCTGGGTCTGCGGGTGTTTGCGAGCGGGGGCCGAGCCAGTCGGGAATCTTCGTATGTGCAAAGATCTCAGACCGTCAGCAGACTCAGCTACAGGAAGGCTGCAAGCAGAAGGTTGAGAGCTTTGAGGCCACTCACACAGGCGCTGTCGAGAAAATTACTCCGTAG
- a CDS encoding elongation factor P, producing MAALIDAIDVKRKDFFEIEGTPFYCLDVEVSTPTARGGQTLVRIKMRNLLTQAVFDKTFKAGEKFKEPDLEVVPSSFLYSDGEGSHFLDQESFETLTLNESMIGNAKDYLLEGLIVKVHKFNGNPIGLELPQYVELTVTYAEPGAKGNSASGSVTKNVKVETGIEVAVPLFIKEGEKVRVSTETGEFNGRA from the coding sequence ATGGCTGCACTTATCGACGCCATCGACGTCAAGCGCAAGGACTTTTTCGAGATCGAAGGCACGCCGTTCTACTGCCTCGACGTGGAAGTCTCCACCCCCACCGCCCGCGGTGGCCAGACCCTGGTTCGCATCAAGATGCGGAACCTTCTCACCCAGGCCGTCTTCGATAAGACATTCAAGGCCGGCGAGAAGTTCAAGGAACCCGATCTCGAGGTCGTTCCTTCCTCTTTTCTCTATTCCGATGGCGAAGGCTCCCACTTTCTCGACCAGGAGAGCTTCGAGACTCTTACCCTCAATGAGTCCATGATCGGCAATGCCAAGGACTACCTGCTCGAGGGGCTGATTGTGAAAGTTCACAAATTCAATGGAAACCCTATCGGTCTTGAGCTGCCGCAGTATGTCGAGCTGACTGTGACCTATGCCGAGCCGGGCGCCAAAGGCAACTCGGCAAGCGGTTCGGTGACCAAGAACGTCAAGGTCGAAACCGGCATCGAAGTTGCAGTTCCACTCTTTATCAAGGAAGGCGAGAAAGTCCGCGTTTCGACCGAGACCGGCGAGTTCAACGGCCGGGCCTAA
- a CDS encoding M1 family aminopeptidase — protein MGSVGQTLVRRSMLVLVLVAVLFPGRPAQLFAAEKPTIDVTGYTIDAEIHPAEHTLTATAKVTFKALAPVDTVIFDLHGALRVEKVTDSTNIALSGERGAEASLRITPATPLEQGKSYTWTFTYGGSLENDAGGPVEGLKLAYIGDPITYLLYAGRWFPMTGYQTDRFTAAVHVKVPAGYTVVGSGRQGQGKPADGGETEYDFNWDKPGFPGTILAGKFEPAVSPAPNIHIYTTAAHKAAAEDYAQETLRVFAFFTSAFGLPESNQINVVELPNDTVPVFWAPEIATVAGNRIGGKGDYRLLANTIAHQWWGSEISPASMNDEWIVNGMARYGELMYLEDAAGRSALDTAILDVEAAALAYDTIPLTSAGRLNVFSPEFQSMTLDKGGMVYHMLRGMVGDDSFSKILRETLTEYKDKSIRTSDFEKIAEAQSQQQLTPFFAQWLDGTGAPNFTNKYAVYRLGNNRGFRTIGEIQQDLDLFNMPVTLEIETEGKTETKKINVVGTDSQYVVDTFGRPRKVRIDPDNWVLKTTPDMQVRVSILKGQQLIAQGDISGGLDEFHKALEANPQSSLASYRIAEVFFNQHNFQSAVNSYRDCLRGDGDPKWTEVWSHVQIGKIFDITGQRDRAITEYRQAIQTNDNTAGALNEARHYIQVAYKLPDTP, from the coding sequence ATGGGGTCGGTGGGACAAACGCTGGTACGTCGCTCAATGCTGGTCCTGGTCCTGGTTGCGGTCCTGTTCCCGGGCCGCCCCGCGCAGCTCTTTGCCGCGGAAAAACCGACGATCGACGTAACGGGCTACACCATCGATGCCGAGATTCACCCTGCGGAGCACACGCTGACGGCGACGGCCAAGGTGACCTTCAAGGCGCTGGCCCCGGTGGACACAGTGATCTTTGACCTGCACGGGGCGCTGCGTGTCGAAAAGGTGACCGACTCGACCAATATCGCGCTGAGCGGCGAGCGCGGGGCCGAGGCCTCGCTACGCATTACCCCCGCAACGCCGCTGGAGCAGGGCAAAAGCTACACCTGGACCTTCACCTATGGCGGATCGCTCGAAAATGATGCGGGCGGACCGGTGGAAGGACTGAAGCTGGCCTACATCGGCGATCCGATCACCTACCTGCTCTATGCCGGGCGGTGGTTCCCGATGACGGGCTACCAGACCGACCGTTTCACCGCGGCAGTCCACGTCAAGGTGCCGGCCGGATACACAGTGGTGGGCAGCGGACGACAGGGCCAGGGCAAGCCGGCGGATGGCGGCGAAACAGAATACGACTTCAACTGGGACAAGCCCGGCTTCCCCGGCACCATCCTCGCCGGAAAGTTCGAGCCAGCGGTTTCTCCAGCCCCGAATATCCATATCTACACAACGGCAGCGCACAAGGCTGCCGCCGAAGACTACGCACAGGAGACGCTGCGTGTCTTCGCCTTCTTCACCTCCGCCTTCGGACTGCCGGAGTCGAACCAGATCAACGTGGTCGAGCTGCCGAACGACACGGTGCCAGTCTTCTGGGCGCCGGAGATTGCAACCGTAGCGGGCAACCGTATCGGAGGCAAGGGTGACTATCGCCTGCTGGCCAACACCATCGCGCACCAGTGGTGGGGCAGCGAGATCAGTCCGGCCTCGATGAACGACGAGTGGATCGTCAACGGCATGGCGCGCTACGGCGAACTGATGTATCTCGAAGACGCGGCCGGGCGCTCCGCGCTGGACACAGCCATCCTGGATGTGGAGGCGGCGGCGCTGGCCTATGACACGATTCCGCTGACCAGCGCAGGGCGGTTGAATGTCTTCTCGCCCGAGTTCCAGTCGATGACGCTGGATAAAGGAGGCATGGTCTATCACATGCTGCGCGGCATGGTGGGAGATGATAGCTTCAGCAAGATTCTGCGCGAGACGCTCACCGAGTACAAGGACAAGAGCATCCGGACAAGCGACTTCGAGAAGATTGCCGAAGCGCAGTCGCAGCAGCAGCTCACACCTTTCTTCGCGCAGTGGCTGGACGGTACCGGGGCACCGAACTTCACCAATAAATATGCCGTCTACCGCCTGGGAAATAACCGCGGCTTCCGTACCATTGGCGAAATCCAGCAGGATCTGGATCTCTTCAACATGCCGGTGACCCTCGAAATCGAGACCGAGGGCAAGACAGAGACGAAGAAAATCAACGTGGTGGGCACCGATTCGCAATACGTGGTCGACACCTTCGGACGTCCTCGCAAAGTGCGCATCGATCCGGACAACTGGGTACTCAAGACCACGCCGGACATGCAGGTGCGGGTATCGATCCTGAAGGGCCAGCAGCTGATCGCACAGGGCGACATCAGCGGCGGCCTCGACGAGTTCCACAAGGCGCTCGAAGCCAATCCGCAAAGCTCACTGGCGAGCTACCGCATTGCCGAGGTCTTCTTCAACCAGCACAACTTCCAGTCGGCGGTAAACTCCTACCGCGACTGCCTGCGCGGCGACGGAGACCCGAAGTGGACAGAGGTCTGGAGCCACGTGCAGATCGGCAAGATCTTCGACATCACCGGGCAGCGGGATCGCGCGATCACCGAGTACCGGCAGGCGATCCAGACCAATGACAACACGGCGGGAGCACTGAACGAGGCGCGGCACTATATCCAGGTGGCGTACAAACTGCCGGATACCCCATAG
- a CDS encoding GGDEF domain-containing protein, producing the protein MLLNATLLIQDVQLLCFTVVFGALALQRWSDPMRRWIFYSFLANSAGAIIDLGAAHLPLWITHALNQEMIPLSYCLLNIALVAFTRRRNTAVWISVAFLVLSFPVFLAWMHRPAATWSDALGDLVIALESIVAYTLLFLSREASTRVPRLLLGWFFILFTIVEMARVYVAFVLHGDPDVTTPRLQVISVVIYIANVSLLPLTFLWMMQARTEDHLLHQSIIDPLTGVLNRRGLDQALSRELARSQRFGYPLTLAILDLDYFKAVNDRHGHAVGDAILHGVAGFLVQRIRQTDTLARLGGEEFLLMLPHVDLLASGNLVEQICRSLREWPSFTPDGEHRITASFGVASTSAQRPLTAEQLLREADIALYQAKAEGRDRVCFYSPDDAVLPS; encoded by the coding sequence ATGCTCCTCAATGCCACCCTGCTGATTCAAGACGTGCAGCTGCTCTGCTTCACTGTCGTCTTTGGAGCGCTGGCGCTCCAGCGATGGAGCGACCCGATGCGGCGGTGGATTTTCTATAGCTTTCTGGCCAATTCCGCGGGCGCCATCATCGATCTTGGCGCCGCCCATCTTCCACTTTGGATCACCCACGCCCTCAACCAGGAGATGATCCCGCTCTCCTATTGCCTGCTGAATATCGCGCTCGTAGCTTTCACCCGCCGCAGGAACACCGCTGTCTGGATCTCGGTTGCATTTCTCGTGCTTTCGTTCCCCGTTTTCCTTGCGTGGATGCACCGTCCAGCTGCAACCTGGAGCGACGCTCTCGGTGATCTGGTGATCGCGCTGGAGTCCATCGTCGCGTATACCTTGCTCTTCCTCAGCCGGGAAGCTTCTACGCGCGTTCCCCGCCTGCTGCTAGGCTGGTTCTTTATCTTGTTCACGATTGTCGAGATGGCCCGTGTCTATGTGGCCTTCGTTCTGCATGGCGATCCCGATGTCACTACGCCCCGGCTGCAGGTGATCAGCGTCGTCATTTATATCGCCAACGTGTCCCTGCTCCCGCTCACCTTTCTCTGGATGATGCAGGCACGCACCGAAGATCATCTTCTGCACCAGAGCATCATCGACCCTCTTACCGGGGTCCTCAATCGCCGCGGGCTCGATCAGGCACTTAGCCGGGAGCTCGCGCGATCGCAGCGTTTTGGCTATCCACTTACGCTTGCGATCCTGGATCTCGATTACTTCAAGGCGGTGAATGACCGGCATGGGCATGCCGTGGGCGATGCGATTCTGCACGGAGTCGCGGGCTTCCTGGTGCAGCGCATTCGCCAGACGGATACGCTGGCCCGTCTCGGTGGCGAGGAGTTTCTCCTCATGCTGCCTCATGTCGATCTGCTGGCCTCCGGCAATCTTGTGGAGCAGATCTGCCGCAGCCTGCGTGAGTGGCCCAGCTTTACGCCCGATGGTGAGCATCGCATCACCGCCAGTTTCGGCGTTGCCAGCACTTCGGCACAGCGTCCGCTTACTGCAGAGCAGTTACTGCGCGAAGCCGACATTGCGCTTTACCAGGCAAAGGCCGAAGGCCGCGATCGCGTCTGCTTC
- a CDS encoding RDD family protein — MAFADRYSAESALNADLLTIDTPEQVALRFPVAGVGSRFLALFTDCVVQAVVYLIIVLVFVLLVSAAPKTPAGQMSHSGEKWLIAILILIHFLMYWGYFALFEAFWNGQTPGKRLCKLRVIQDSGRQITFFESMTRNLIRIVDMLPGMYLVGVVAMVSNRQHKRLGDMAAGTLVVHERRTEEPIWGGTGSRTLTASLFTPPTETTSFAPPEAEFPADAVARLSSDDLLVMERFFARILDMDLETRAGIADKLARQMTAKMGITLEPDAKPERLLEGLVRQMRSVGR; from the coding sequence ATGGCATTTGCTGACCGCTATTCTGCCGAGTCCGCGCTGAACGCGGATCTGCTGACGATCGATACGCCTGAGCAGGTGGCGCTGCGCTTCCCGGTGGCCGGGGTGGGCAGCCGCTTCCTGGCGCTCTTCACCGATTGCGTGGTGCAGGCCGTGGTGTATCTGATCATCGTGCTGGTATTTGTGCTGCTGGTCTCGGCCGCGCCGAAGACTCCGGCCGGGCAGATGTCGCACAGCGGCGAGAAGTGGCTGATCGCCATCCTGATCCTCATCCATTTCCTGATGTACTGGGGCTACTTCGCGCTCTTCGAAGCATTCTGGAACGGGCAGACTCCAGGCAAGCGTCTGTGCAAACTGCGCGTGATCCAGGATTCGGGCCGGCAGATCACCTTCTTCGAATCGATGACACGGAACCTGATCCGGATTGTCGACATGCTCCCAGGCATGTACCTGGTAGGAGTAGTCGCCATGGTCTCGAACCGCCAGCACAAGCGCCTGGGCGACATGGCGGCAGGAACGCTGGTCGTGCATGAGCGACGCACCGAGGAACCGATATGGGGCGGCACGGGATCGCGCACGCTCACCGCTTCTCTCTTTACGCCTCCCACGGAAACCACCAGCTTCGCTCCACCGGAAGCAGAATTCCCGGCCGACGCCGTGGCGCGGCTCTCATCCGACGACCTGCTGGTGATGGAGCGCTTCTTTGCCCGCATTTTAGATATGGACCTGGAGACACGCGCCGGCATCGCCGACAAGCTGGCACGGCAGATGACGGCAAAGATGGGGATCACGCTCGAGCCGGACGCGAAACCGGAACGGCTGCTCGAAGGACTGGTTCGGCAGATGCGCTCGGTGGGGCGATAA